In Oreochromis aureus strain Israel breed Guangdong linkage group 6, ZZ_aureus, whole genome shotgun sequence, the genomic window ACTGTGCTTCATTTGCTCTTGTTTCTGATTGTCCTGTTTATTAGCTGAAGACTTATTTTGATCGTCATCAGGTAGCATTTAAGCTGGATGGCTTCAACCAGCTGATTATAGTTGTAGATTATAGGGATGAAACCTGTAAGGATGAATGACagtttaataataacaatgatatTTTACACCACCCACTTCATACTGAGTCATTGTTTCATGAGAATTAAAGTATTCATTGCTATGTGATGCATCATAATAGAATGAAGaatagtttgtttctttttttcttttgtttggtttaatttttaaatctgtctgtcttattgttttgttttctcagggCTTTTCAACCTTCGTGGGGCAGACATTGAGTACAACCCAGTTTTCTTTGCATATACCATTGTGGGAATGAATACAATAAGGTGATGGCCAGTATGATGCATCAGTAATTATGAATTTGAACAAACAGTGCTTTACTGTAAAACTTAGATAGTAGTTGTACAATTTGGGAGAAAAGTTTATTGTGCATTTACATTGTGTTTGGTGCAATCACATCTGTTAGTGCTAATAAATTATACTGCACAATGCActtaaaacatctaaaaaataATTGTATGCTAACAGATTCTATACTATATGTATTACGATATGTACACTGTATGTATGGAGTACCTAGTCGAGGGCACGATTACACCTCCCAAAGCCAGAGGAACAGGGTTTCCTCCTGTGCATTTCACTTTTTCACTCAACAACccttttctctctgcaggtttTTTGTGGACCTCAAGCGTCTTTCTAACCCTGCAGTCAGAGAGCATCTGCAGCTGGACTCCCCTAGCAAACCTGAGCTGAGCATCCAGACTTTTCCGTATGAGTCAGTCTACACTGAGCTCCAGGCCATCTGTGCTGCACTTGGCCCGAAGGACAAAGTGTGGATCTGCGATAAAGCCAGTTGTGCTCTCACACAGGTCATTCCTAAGGTGAGAGAAATGATTAATCAAGAGGGAAATCATTACTTTATTCACTGCtaaatttgtaagtttgctcacttatGAAGAAATGAACATGCTGTAGTTCATGTGGTAGTTTCATCTGAACAGGAAGAGACAGAATATCGACAGCAAATCCAAAACAAACACGttacataaaagttataaattgatttTCGTGTCAGCTAGTGGAATAAGTATTCAATCCTCAAGCAAAACACAACTTAGTACTTGGTGGAGAAATCCTTGTTGCCAGGCACTGCAGTAAGACATCCTTGCCATGCACCTTTGTTATAATCATCCTCACCCCCTGAGGCAAGGTCTTGCATGGAGCTCCAGACAGAGCGTGGTTGATGGTCATTTTGTATGTCGTCCACTTCTGAATAATCGTACCAACAGTTCCAGCCTCAAGCAGGTCTACAGTCTTGTCCTTGAcattctgtgaagcactttcaTCTCGTAAATTCAGCACTTTCCTCACTGTATATATAAATGGTTCATGTTTAGAGGCTAATAGTTGACTTCTGGTGTTCACAAAAGAAGATAatgaagataaaaaaacaaaacaaactggacTGTATCTAGCCCGTATCCGTTTACACAAGTATGAAGAAGTAGTGTCTGCTTTAAATAGTGGTTGATGGCATACCTGAAGACTTTGTGACTCAGTAGTTATTTGTAAAtggcagatttttattttttttttacagttgaGATGTTGTCTGTCAGATTTCACTGTCTGTTTCCTTGTGCCTATCAGACAACACATTCTCAAATTACTGGGTCAGATTTTTGAAAATATGCTGTTTCAAATTCTCAGAGGACAGAGACCTATAAGATTACAGACGTTTAAGTGTCTGGTAGAAATACTCATTTTCTCAGCTGCATTAGCAAGTAAAACTTGAAAAATACACTGTAACTTTAGCAAAACTAACAACTCTTAATATGTAACATGAATCTGCTCTAGCCTATATGAAACTGGTTCTTTACATTcataaaaatacagcaaaacacaataaatatttttcatttagtataaatatatttaaaagtggtaaaagagatgcatttttttttaatgtaatgtttTCTCCTGAtgggtttttaatttttatttttagactcACCGAACTCCAATTCCCTACACTCCACTCTGTCTCGCCAAAGCTGTGAAAAATGCCACAGAGATTCAAGGCATGAAAATGGCCCATGTAAGAATCATTGACCTTTGAAATATGTAGTGTACAACATATTATTATGGctataatatttttataaaccGTTTGATTGTGCTTTAACCAACAGATCAAGGATGCAGTGGCCCTTTGTGAATTCTTCGCTTGGTTGGAAAAGGAGGTATCGTCATTATTTTTctgtgcacagacacagaatAAATTCCTCAGTCTGTGAATGAAGAGTATTACCTGGGCTTGAaagaaagggtttttttttgttgttgtttgtttttattttcattcatacACTTCTGgaattttcaattcagttcgGTTAATTTCAATTCATATACCGCCTGATGACAGCAACAGCCTCAAGGttgctttatattgtgaggtaaagaccctCTATAATATAGGTTTTCacagtatttttgattaatagtACAATTCACTTACTTATCTTCCAGGAAACACACGTTTTTTTTGCAATTCTTTTTTTCAATGTGAGTGTAGGAAGGCTGCGGTTGGATGCTCTTTTGTTATTAGCTGCAAACTGTTCCTCATTGTCTCCTTGTTAAATTTCACAAGTGttggttttgttattttacagatTCCAAAAGGCACTGTGACTGAGATATCTGCTGCTGATAAGGCAGAAGAATTACGtaggtgtgttttgttttgctttttgtttaaattacGTTGATCAAGCTCATCCAGTTTAGCTTCAACGTCTTCTTTCTCGGAAAGGATGTCTTTAAGAGACGCTGGTCCAGTTCCAATCTGCATCCTCCCTCAAGTGTAACTCTGTGCAAATGAAagagtttttaattaaatggtAAAGTAAAAATAGAGCACAAACCTTTCTTTAACAGAAAGAGGAGGCTCTGTCTACCATCACATGGATGGATTAAGATCAGTTATTGTCACTTATCTGAAACTGAGCCAATTCTGTTTTAATTACAAGCTAAACTAAAATCTAAACTCCTTTCACTTCTCTTAATTCTTCATCCTTTCCTATAAATGCCAATATTATGGAAAAGTAAAATCTAATCACAATATGAAGCCCTTTCAAAACAAGACAAGTCATGTTTAAATATGGGCAAAATTTACACTaaacattttgggttttttgggtttttttaatgagATGGTTGTGGAAAAAAATTGCATTAATGAACTCCTTTATTGTAGATTATCCCCTAACCCATATAGTACGCAAAACAGATGCACCTTCACTGAATGTTGTTAGTGAGCCTCTACTGATGCAAACTTACGGTGGCCGTGAGAGATCAAACCAATGTAAGAAAACAGcaagaaatagaaaaatgctgcaaaagcgcACTAAAGGAACACTAAGGAAAAAACGAAATTGCCCAAAAATGTGAAGGTTTGCACTGTGACATACTAAAAAGAAGCGGAGGTTTTGCGAGGGAGAAAATGTGTGCTGTAATCACAAGATTAATGTAATGGTGTAGATAAAAGTTAGATGTTTACTGTGAGCTCATCACTTCCGTGGTTGGTCCGTCACTTTATTGTCTCCCAAAAATAACGTTTCTTGTGTTCTGTGAGGGTTTggtgtatttgttttgtgagccttttgttttgctttttatttctgttgtgttttgtgtgctttttgtttGAAGCCCTCTGTCTAAACTTGCAAACAGAGTAAAGGTGTGCAGAGCACAGACTGGTCACAGCTCCCTCTACTGGACATAGGAGGAAAACAAAGTGTACTGAAATTCTGATATTAATCCGCTTAAgcttttgcaatatttttatcccttctgcaggaaaaaaaagcgaAAGTctcatatttctttaaaaaatgctttttgcaGTGTAGAAGACATCAAAACTAATAAATGGCACAATTGCCTTTTCTATAGTAAGCAAAAACAGTGCAAATATGGCAAACAGTGTTTCATATAAACCTCCCACCGAGGTGCAAGTAGGAAGCGCTGGAAGCAGGTGGAGAAGTTGTTATTGATTAAAATGTTGCTGTTTGCTGTGTAACAAAAAACCTGATGATCTCAAACACATTAGAAAGAAGAAATTTGTCAGTCAACACTTAACTAGTAATTAAAAACTATTCCATGTGACTACCGTTTGAAACCAAAGCTGTCAtcaagaaacagaaacaggccTCAGTATATTCTTTTGTTCGTTTACAATATGTCTCATGATATAATGATGACTGTCATTAATGCTTACCCTTTTCTTGGTCTTTTTTTCAGTCAGCAGAAAGATTTTGTGGGTCTCAGTTTCCCAACAATCTCCAGTGTTGGTCCACATGGAGCGATCATACATTACAGGTCAGTTGGTGaataaaaactgtatttgtgtcatttttgttaATTCATAGTTGTTAATATTTTAGCTTCTATctgtgatttattattattttttgcttgTAGACCACTGCCTGAAACCAACAGGACCCTCACCGTAAATGAAGTTTATCTCATCGACTCTGGAGCTCAATACGTGTAAGTAAGATTGTTTTTAAGTACTGCAGAGCAGATGTCTTTACGATAATCAGTTACCTCTTTACGtctttcttctgtgttttgcagCGATGGAACAACAGACGTCACACGCACCATGCACTTCGGGACACCGTCTGCTTTTGAGAAGGTAAGTTTGGGTGATTGCTTAAAATAATCCTGTCACCggttaattgaattgaattatgcTTAGGTTGACTCAGTACTGTTTAATTTATAATAACTGTTATATGCATCTTTGTAATATGTGTGTTCTTTTCCTCCTAGGAATGCTTTACCTACGTACTGAAGGGACACATAGCTGTCAGTGCCGCCATTTTCCCCAATGGAACAAAAGGTGCAGCAGTCAGCTCTGTCCTTAAGACTATGCTGATGTTGTTTTCAGTACACTGATGTTAAAAATGACGATTTTACACCAAAATGACAAACAAAGGTCTAGATGACTCACAGTGATTAGTACTTGTTCTGTCTATTCAGGAATGCAGATGCTTTATTTCTACAAGATAAACACTTTGTTTATGAGTGACAATCAAGCTTCTTTAATGTGATCTTGAACTGTGTTACGCTAAAGGAAGAGAACAATCATGTATATTGCGTAAAAAGCCATGAGCTGTCACCCTGCCAGGCGACATGGAAGGTTAAATTGATGCCATAGGTGCATCTGTTAAAAATCTCAAATAAGTTTAAATATCACTGAACTTGATCTCAAGGttagaggtcaaaggtcaagttttctgaaaatcttaaCAGGAAAACAAGGATTTCAAAATTCATACCTTAGGTGCTTCTACTAGGAGGCTAAGAGTTCCCACTGGCTGCCACCAGTATTTTATGATAATACACTCTTTCTGGCATGCACAAGCACAGAAGTAAAAGACCTTTGAATTTTTGTGTTGAAATGTAGAAAACAATCCAAACTTCTATTCCTTTACCAGGCCACCTCTTGGATTCGTTTGCCCGTGCAGCCCTGTGGGAGTCTGGGCTGGACTACCTCCACGGTACAGGTCACGGGGTGGGCTGTTTCCTCAACGTTCACGAGGGGCCCTGCGGCATCAGCTACAAAACCTTTGCAGATGAACCGCTGGAGGCCGGCATGATTGTCAGTGATGGTATGATCTACTGTATGTAATGGATCATAAAATCAAGAATCGGTTGCATTTACGGTGTTTACAGAGCGGTTGTTCTATTAATAAATGTCCATTTATTCAGAGAAACCCCAGCAGCAATTTCAGGAAAGAGCTAAAACAATAACTACCACGAGTGCACTGGAAATGAAACAAAAGTCAATAATTAATTGACTTTTTCCATTAACcttctattttttttcagtcaaaAACTGCTACATCATTGCATCTCCTCTGGAGATATCTGCTTATCCAAGTAGTGCACAAGTTTAAAGAGGAATCTGTAGTTTTTCTAGAGATTCAAaggaaatctttttaaaaaatatgcaaatagcCAACTGAGCTTTGGTAGATGTatataatttgtgtgtgttgtttttttgtagaaCCTGGATACTATGAAGATGGATCTTTTGGCATTCGTCTGGAAAATGTGGTCCTTGTTGTACCAGCTAAGCCCAAAGTAGGTGTTAAAACAGGTCAAATGGATGTTCAGAAATGCAGTGgatcaaacacatttttttacacATTCTCTAAATATCTATAATCACTATAAGCATTAAGATGTTCTTTACTTTCATTGTAGCAAAATAATGATATGAATTAATGATGTTTTcgtttttctgtgtgtatgtgcagtACAACTACAGAAACAGGGGTAGTCTGACATTTGAGCCTCTCACTCTGGTTCCCATCcaagtgaaaatgatgaatacGGAGCTTCTCACTCAGAAGGAGGTAAGGCTTTGGTACTCGGATTACAAAAATCTATATATGTATGTGGTAAAAACGTCAAATTCTGCACATCCAGTATTATCAGCTTTTTATTCTGTAGGAAGAATATGAACATTCTCAGCTTACAATGTTATTGAAATCCTGTATTACATTATGCCGTGTATATGTGGTTTGACTCTTGGCTCTCCTCTCCTGCAGCGGGACTGGGTGAATGAGTACCACAGGAAGTGTCGGGAGGTGGTTGGAGCAGAGTTGGAGAGGCAGGGTAGGCAGGAGGCATTGGATTGGCTGATCAGAGAGACCCAGCCGATCATCTGAGGACCAACTCTTGTGCAAACGAATCATTTTGCCCAGGATTACTGTTGATTGCTCTGCAGTGATAATCGTTTGTATTTTCTCATGTTTCTCCAAGTCTCACACCCAGCTTCTTTTGTAAAGCACATTTCATCAgcagttttattaaagatgagtGAAAAGCAGTTTAAATGATTACTGTTTTTTGTGAGGGGAAATAACAGCTTCTGATGAACTATTACCATATACCGAATGTTCATGAAACATGTGGAATACATTATTCAGACTCTTTTGGAGCAAAAGAAATCTACAGTAGTAGTAGTCCTGAGGAGTGTATCTCAGACGACTGAATCTAGGTCGTACAACTGATGTAGTGCCCTGATGTAGTTTGTACATAGTTGGAGGTGTCAAACTTCAAACCTTTCAGACTGAGTCAGGTGCCTCTAGCTAATCTTGTTAGAACTGTTTCCCACCCTCTAAAGCTGCATGTAAAATATGGGAGGGTCCAGGACGACGCCACTTTTGGGATCACTGGCGAACTCTTGAAACGAGTGAGACAATGACAGCACCTGTTGCGCCTCTGGTACCCCACTGGGTTTACTGGCCCCCTCCTCATCTTCGTCCTTCCCTCCTACGGGCAGCGGGTTACTGTAGATGTAATAGATCCTGGAGTTGTCCTTTGGTGCCTCTGGTTTCCTGAAGAAGGTGAGAGGGTTGATGAAACTCGTTGATCTCTTCACTGCTTTGACTGCCACGGGGTTCTGCGGCTCGCCTCGGGTCACTGCGCTCTCGTATAATTGTGCTCTTTTTGACTGTCTGTTGAACAAAGCAGTAGCAATTACACTGACATGTAACTTTACTTTGGTCACTCTTTAAGATTAtcagttttaatttaaacaaatataCAGTTTCATTCAGCTGTTACCTCCATTAAGCTAGGAGTTGCACATATCTGTAAACATGCTTTAGTCCATTAGCCTCACCTGGAACGGTTGTGGCAGACGGCAATGCAGTACAAGCCAGTGATGGCAAGTATACAAAAGGCCAAAGTAATCATCACAACGTTAAACACTTTGATATCTGGGTGGCAGAAAGCAAAGgggaaaacagttaaactgtATGATAAGAGTTCTGAGAAATTAACAGAAGAACGTTACATACCAAACAGGTCGGAGTCCATGTTCTCGTCTTGCTGTTCCAAAGCTGCGGTGCCGTTCAGGTGGAGGCTCACTGCCGTCTGCACTATGTCTTGTGCAGATTCACTCATGTTGCTGCCACTGGCATCCAAAACAAGGACTCGAGGCTGTGCTGTAAAACTCTTTTCATTGGTTTATTGAAAAAAACTCTGCCCATGTGACTGCAACAGCTTGACTGAGTCTTTGTGGAGAACCCCCCTTCTTTGTCAGCCCTTGAGTTGGAGACCCCCTCTTCTGCCTCTCTGCTACTCCCCTGATTACTGCTCATTATTCTGTTCAGGTTTCTGGGGGACACTGAGGGGAGGGAGATGCTGATCCCTTTATACTGTTTGTAATAAGCTCTGGGTGATGACCCAGAACCAGTGAGCTTATACGATTCAAGCTTCCACCACTGAAAGAGGAAGCAAAGCAATTAAGCAAATGAAGTAACTTTTAAATGTGCAGTGCAGTGAAAGCATGGTAATTTATAGCAGAATATATATAGCTCCTTTGCGGAAGGATGATTATTATACAAAAGGTGCTTCACAGTTTTTACTATATAATATTGCACGTGTTTcaaattgcattttgttatCCATTTAGCTTTAATTTGTAAGCATTTAGACCATAAAAAGTCACAGAAATAGTGGCAAAGTTCTGAGACTCCTTCCTTACCTTCAAAAGTCAAAGATAATCCTTTTTTTATAATATAAAGAGAGGAAATTGTTGACTTTCTCCTCTCTTTATCACGCTCTCTCAATAATTAGCAAATTAGAAATTCCATCTTACTTTTAATTAAATCTGTAAAGATATGTTCACGtcatagactgtatgtaaaagatgcaTGGCGCCACCCACTGGTTGTTAAAAGTTAAACGAGTGTTTTTCCTGTTACCATGTCTGCTTTTTGAAAGCAGGCACCATAACAATGGGGCAGAAACGGAGGAGCACTGCACATTCAATGGTTAATGAACATTTAGTGCTTCTGAGGTATAGGTACAGAATCTAATGAGT contains:
- the xpnpep1 gene encoding xaa-Pro aminopeptidase 1 isoform X2, which gives rise to MSPKITGELLRQLRQAMKNCKYFSEPIQAYIIPSGDAHQSEYIAPCDCRREFISGFDGSAGTAIVTEQHAAMWTDGRYFLQASQQMDNNWTLMKMGLKETPSQEDWLISVLPENSKVGVDPWIIAADQWKNMFKALSSAGHSLVAVQDNLIDAVWPDRPERPSTQLRSLGLDYTGISWQDKITALRAKMSERKITWFVATALDEIAWLFNLRGADIEYNPVFFAYTIVGMNTIRFFVDLKRLSNPAVREHLQLDSPSKPELSIQTFPYESVYTELQAICAALGPKDKVWICDKASCALTQVIPKTHRTPIPYTPLCLAKAVKNATEIQGMKMAHIKDAVALCEFFAWLEKEIPKGTVTEISAADKAEELRSQQKDFVGLSFPTISSVGPHGAIIHYRPLPETNRTLTVNEVYLIDSGAQYVDGTTDVTRTMHFGTPSAFEKECFTYVLKGHIAVSAAIFPNGTKGHLLDSFARAALWESGLDYLHGTGHGVGCFLNVHEGPCGISYKTFADEPLEAGMIVSDEPGYYEDGSFGIRLENVVLVVPAKPKYNYRNRGSLTFEPLTLVPIQVKMMNTELLTQKERDWVNEYHRKCREVVGAELERQGRQEALDWLIRETQPII
- the xpnpep1 gene encoding xaa-Pro aminopeptidase 1 isoform X1, giving the protein MPPQSSHLILLIFNSDFSNSCLFSILQQNKGPGVACDFELHVNSWVGCRQSVEFQSSEFNMPSEKSEKAMSPKITGELLRQLRQAMKNCKYFSEPIQAYIIPSGDAHQSEYIAPCDCRREFISGFDGSAGTAIVTEQHAAMWTDGRYFLQASQQMDNNWTLMKMGLKETPSQEDWLISVLPENSKVGVDPWIIAADQWKNMFKALSSAGHSLVAVQDNLIDAVWPDRPERPSTQLRSLGLDYTGISWQDKITALRAKMSERKITWFVATALDEIAWLFNLRGADIEYNPVFFAYTIVGMNTIRFFVDLKRLSNPAVREHLQLDSPSKPELSIQTFPYESVYTELQAICAALGPKDKVWICDKASCALTQVIPKTHRTPIPYTPLCLAKAVKNATEIQGMKMAHIKDAVALCEFFAWLEKEIPKGTVTEISAADKAEELRSQQKDFVGLSFPTISSVGPHGAIIHYRPLPETNRTLTVNEVYLIDSGAQYVDGTTDVTRTMHFGTPSAFEKECFTYVLKGHIAVSAAIFPNGTKGHLLDSFARAALWESGLDYLHGTGHGVGCFLNVHEGPCGISYKTFADEPLEAGMIVSDEPGYYEDGSFGIRLENVVLVVPAKPKYNYRNRGSLTFEPLTLVPIQVKMMNTELLTQKERDWVNEYHRKCREVVGAELERQGRQEALDWLIRETQPII
- the si:dkey-246e1.3 gene encoding uncharacterized protein si:dkey-246e1.3; the protein is MSESAQDIVQTAVSLHLNGTAALEQQDENMDSDLFDIKVFNVVMITLAFCILAITGLYCIAVCHNRSRQSKRAQLYESAVTRGEPQNPVAVKAVKRSTSFINPLTFFRKPEAPKDNSRIYYIYSNPLPVGGKDEDEEGASKPSGVPEAQQVLSLSHSFQEFASDPKSGVVLDPPIFYMQL